In one window of Arachis ipaensis cultivar K30076 chromosome B06, Araip1.1, whole genome shotgun sequence DNA:
- the LOC107647993 gene encoding uncharacterized protein LOC107647993 isoform X2 gives MPEVPSLVSLCIDTLARQLFLRDNDHDDDDDDDDGAVISVIYDLPFDLVNTLITRLPPFALLKFHLHMPFQDQIEEGFSHDELTNKRKRGRDWNLNTIWRNFFKLRWPHLIDQMQPADWLQAYWENHLQNCLDEAAEIALVPSFNGYLSDIQIPDTILKHIGFGERTNHSTCDHCKLSYHCLRFGSHASRLRLQNVLCTAETSDLLRECKLQILVLRCIRSKEQIDGLCKLLAQHSKTLTSLEFVHCTISADFINGLCGSMVTESVQRHGIQNFSIIASNFLEPCAVSLPSGLVSFLSSGRSLCSLKFSDSHLGRSFAKSLLVTILNHLPRISVLDLSDNRIGGWLYDVNRIFASRSNLCPGNGNSLQMLRVLNLRGNNLQKDDVENLRYALGHMPNLEELDISDNSIEDDGIRSLVPYFVGAAETCSHLSHLKFENCELSHDGVNNLLDALSTFKGPLKSLSIADNYLGSQVAGALGKFMSTPIEVLDVAGIGLGSSGFSELQDLIKEEVKLVKINISKNRGGMETLKFLSKLLSHAPRLVYVNAASNLLPIESLAIIFSTLKSYKVYLHTFANRYMPNARRFLGINYDREKHRQGNLEHLDLSGHIWDYRQDRVSIDTEFVHNGKPRLILPLPSASIVPYDDDP, from the exons ATGCCGGAGGTCCCTTCTTTAGTTTCTCTCTGCATCGACACACTCGCTCGCCAACTCTTCCTCC GGGATAACGACcatgacgacgacgacgacgacgatgatGGTGCTGTTATTTCTGTTATATACGACCTTCCTTTCGATTTGGTCAACACCTTAATCACTCGTTTGCCTCCATTCGCATTGCTAAAGTTCCACCTTCACat GCCATTTCAAGACCAGATTGAGGAAGGATTTTCTCATGATGAATTAACCAACAAGAGGAAACGTGGAAG GGATTGGAATCTAAATACAATTTGGCGGAATTTTTTTAAACTACGGTGGCCTCATCTCATTGACCAGATGCAACCAGCAGACTGGCTGCAAGCTTATTGGGAAAACCATTTACAGAA CTGTTTAGATGAAGCAGCAGAAATAGCACTAGTCCCGTCTTTTAATGGGTATCTTAGCGACATACAGATTCCAG ATACAATATTGAAACATATTGGTTTTGGGGAACGAACAAATCATTCAACTTGTGACCATTGTAAATTATCTTACCATTGCCTTCGATTTGGCAGTCATGCGAG TCGTCTGAGGCTGCAAAATGTTCTGTGTACTGCAGAAACTAGT GATTTATTAAGGGAATGCAAGCTGCAGATTCTGGTGCTAAGGTGTATTAGATCCAAGGAACAA ATTGATGGATTATGCAAACTTCTCGCTCAACATAGTAAAACATTAACGTCCCTGGAATTTGTTCACTGCACAATTTCAGCCGATTTTATTAATGGATTATGTGGTTCTATGGTCACAGAGAGTGTACAAAGACATGGGATACAAAACTTCTCAATTATTGCCTCAAATTTTCTGGAACCATGTGCAGTATCTTTACCTAGTGGACTTGTGTCATTTTTGTCTTCAGGAAG GTCCCTGTGCTCATTAAAATTTTCTGACAGCCACCTTGGACGGAGTTTTGCAAAATCTCTTCTTGTGACTATTCTGAACCATTTGCCTAGAATATCTGTCCTTGACCTTTCTGATAATAGG ATAGGAGGATGGCTTTATGACGTTAACAGGATTTTTGCAAGCCGTTCAAATCTGTGTCCAGGAAATGGAAACTCCTTGCAAATGTTGCGTGTACTCAACCTGAG GGGGAACAATTTACAGAAAGATGACGTGGAAAATCTTAGATATGCTCTTGGTCACATGCCTAACTTGGAGGAACTGGATATAAGTGACAATTCCATTGAGGATGATGGGATCAG GAGTTTAGTTCCCTATTTTGTTGGAGCAGCTGAGACTTGCTCTCACTTGTCACATTTGAAATTTGAGAATTGTGAGCTGTCCCATGATGGGGTGAATAATCTTCTAGATGCCCTTTCTACCTTCAAAGGACCATTGAaatctctgtctattgctgacaATTACCTTGGGAG TCAAGTGGCTGGAGCTTTGGGAAAATTTATGAGCACCCCTATCGAAGTGCTTGATGTTGCAGGCATTGGATTGGGTTCATCTGGTTTTTCGGAGCTTCAAGATCTAATAAAGGAGGAGGTTAAGCTGGTGAAAATTAATATAAG CAAAAACCGTGGTGGCATGGAGACTTTGAAGTTTTTGTCAAAATTGCTGTCACATGCTCCGCGACTAGTTTATGTGAATGCAGCAAGCAATCTTTTGCCGATAGAATCATTGGCCATCATCTTTTCTACATTAAAATCTTATAAAG TATATCTTCATACCTTTGCAAATCGTTACATGCCTAATGCTCGGAGGTTTCTTGGCATAAATTATGATAGAGAAAAACATAGGCAGG GTAATCTTGAGCACTTGGACTTGTCGGGACATATATGGGACTACCGGCAGGATCGTGTTTCCATCGACACTGAATTTGTACATAATGGCAAACCTAGGCTGATTCTTCCGTTACCATCAGCCTCTATTGTACCCTATGATGATGATCCTTAG
- the LOC107647993 gene encoding uncharacterized protein LOC107647993 isoform X4 translates to MPEVPSLVSLCIDTLARQLFLRDNDHDDDDDDDDGAVISVIYDLPFDLVNTLITRLPPFALLKFHLHMPFQDQIEEGFSHDELTNKRKRGRDWNLNTIWRNFFKLRWPHLIDQMQPADWLQAYWENHLQNCLDEAAEIALVPSFNGYLSDIQIPDTILKHIGFGERTNHSTCDHCKLSYHCLRFGSHASRLRLQNVLCTAETSDLLRECKLQILVLRCIRSKEQIDGLCKLLAQHSKTLTSLEFVHCTISADFINGLCGSMVTESVQRHGIQNFSIIASNFLEPCAVSLPSGLVSFLSSGRSLCSLKFSDSHLGRSFAKSLLVTILNHLPRISVLDLSDNRIGGWLYDVNRIFASRSNLCPGNGNSLQMLRVLNLRGNNLQKDDVENLRYALGHMPNLEELDISDNSIEDDGIRSLVPYFVGAAETCSHLSHLKFENCELSHDGVNNLLDALSTFKGPLKSLSIADNYLGSQVAGALGKFMSTPIEVLDVAGIGLGSSGFSELQDLIKEEVKLVKINISKNRGGMETLKFLSKLLSHAPRLVYVNAASNLLPIESLAIIFSTLKSYKGNLEHLDLSGHIWDYRQDRVSIDTEFVHNGKPRLILPLPSASIVPYDDDP, encoded by the exons ATGCCGGAGGTCCCTTCTTTAGTTTCTCTCTGCATCGACACACTCGCTCGCCAACTCTTCCTCC GGGATAACGACcatgacgacgacgacgacgacgatgatGGTGCTGTTATTTCTGTTATATACGACCTTCCTTTCGATTTGGTCAACACCTTAATCACTCGTTTGCCTCCATTCGCATTGCTAAAGTTCCACCTTCACat GCCATTTCAAGACCAGATTGAGGAAGGATTTTCTCATGATGAATTAACCAACAAGAGGAAACGTGGAAG GGATTGGAATCTAAATACAATTTGGCGGAATTTTTTTAAACTACGGTGGCCTCATCTCATTGACCAGATGCAACCAGCAGACTGGCTGCAAGCTTATTGGGAAAACCATTTACAGAA CTGTTTAGATGAAGCAGCAGAAATAGCACTAGTCCCGTCTTTTAATGGGTATCTTAGCGACATACAGATTCCAG ATACAATATTGAAACATATTGGTTTTGGGGAACGAACAAATCATTCAACTTGTGACCATTGTAAATTATCTTACCATTGCCTTCGATTTGGCAGTCATGCGAG TCGTCTGAGGCTGCAAAATGTTCTGTGTACTGCAGAAACTAGT GATTTATTAAGGGAATGCAAGCTGCAGATTCTGGTGCTAAGGTGTATTAGATCCAAGGAACAA ATTGATGGATTATGCAAACTTCTCGCTCAACATAGTAAAACATTAACGTCCCTGGAATTTGTTCACTGCACAATTTCAGCCGATTTTATTAATGGATTATGTGGTTCTATGGTCACAGAGAGTGTACAAAGACATGGGATACAAAACTTCTCAATTATTGCCTCAAATTTTCTGGAACCATGTGCAGTATCTTTACCTAGTGGACTTGTGTCATTTTTGTCTTCAGGAAG GTCCCTGTGCTCATTAAAATTTTCTGACAGCCACCTTGGACGGAGTTTTGCAAAATCTCTTCTTGTGACTATTCTGAACCATTTGCCTAGAATATCTGTCCTTGACCTTTCTGATAATAGG ATAGGAGGATGGCTTTATGACGTTAACAGGATTTTTGCAAGCCGTTCAAATCTGTGTCCAGGAAATGGAAACTCCTTGCAAATGTTGCGTGTACTCAACCTGAG GGGGAACAATTTACAGAAAGATGACGTGGAAAATCTTAGATATGCTCTTGGTCACATGCCTAACTTGGAGGAACTGGATATAAGTGACAATTCCATTGAGGATGATGGGATCAG GAGTTTAGTTCCCTATTTTGTTGGAGCAGCTGAGACTTGCTCTCACTTGTCACATTTGAAATTTGAGAATTGTGAGCTGTCCCATGATGGGGTGAATAATCTTCTAGATGCCCTTTCTACCTTCAAAGGACCATTGAaatctctgtctattgctgacaATTACCTTGGGAG TCAAGTGGCTGGAGCTTTGGGAAAATTTATGAGCACCCCTATCGAAGTGCTTGATGTTGCAGGCATTGGATTGGGTTCATCTGGTTTTTCGGAGCTTCAAGATCTAATAAAGGAGGAGGTTAAGCTGGTGAAAATTAATATAAG CAAAAACCGTGGTGGCATGGAGACTTTGAAGTTTTTGTCAAAATTGCTGTCACATGCTCCGCGACTAGTTTATGTGAATGCAGCAAGCAATCTTTTGCCGATAGAATCATTGGCCATCATCTTTTCTACATTAAAATCTTATAAAG GTAATCTTGAGCACTTGGACTTGTCGGGACATATATGGGACTACCGGCAGGATCGTGTTTCCATCGACACTGAATTTGTACATAATGGCAAACCTAGGCTGATTCTTCCGTTACCATCAGCCTCTATTGTACCCTATGATGATGATCCTTAG
- the LOC107647993 gene encoding uncharacterized protein LOC107647993 isoform X3: MPEVPSLVSLCIDTLARQLFLRDNDHDDDDDDDDGAVISVIYDLPFDLVNTLITRLPPFALLKFHLHMPFQDQIEEGFSHDELTNKRKRGRDWNLNTIWRNFFKLRWPHLIDQMQPADWLQAYWENHLQNCLDEAAEIALVPSFNGYLSDIQIPDTILKHIGFGERTNHSTCDHCKLSYHCLRFGSHASRLRLQNVLCTAETSDLLRECKLQILVLRCIRSKEQIDGLCKLLAQHKSVQRHGIQNFSIIASNFLEPCAVSLPSGLVSFLSSGRSLCSLKFSDSHLGRSFAKSLLVTILNHLPRISVLDLSDNRIGGWLYDVNRIFASRSNLCPGNGNSLQMLRVLNLRGNNLQKDDVENLRYALGHMPNLEELDISDNSIEDDGIRSLVPYFVGAAETCSHLSHLKFENCELSHDGVNNLLDALSTFKGPLKSLSIADNYLGSQVAGALGKFMSTPIEVLDVAGIGLGSSGFSELQDLIKEEVKLVKINISKNRGGMETLKFLSKLLSHAPRLVYVNAASNLLPIESLAIIFSTLKSYKEMRTVYLHTFANRYMPNARRFLGINYDREKHRQGNLEHLDLSGHIWDYRQDRVSIDTEFVHNGKPRLILPLPSASIVPYDDDP; encoded by the exons ATGCCGGAGGTCCCTTCTTTAGTTTCTCTCTGCATCGACACACTCGCTCGCCAACTCTTCCTCC GGGATAACGACcatgacgacgacgacgacgacgatgatGGTGCTGTTATTTCTGTTATATACGACCTTCCTTTCGATTTGGTCAACACCTTAATCACTCGTTTGCCTCCATTCGCATTGCTAAAGTTCCACCTTCACat GCCATTTCAAGACCAGATTGAGGAAGGATTTTCTCATGATGAATTAACCAACAAGAGGAAACGTGGAAG GGATTGGAATCTAAATACAATTTGGCGGAATTTTTTTAAACTACGGTGGCCTCATCTCATTGACCAGATGCAACCAGCAGACTGGCTGCAAGCTTATTGGGAAAACCATTTACAGAA CTGTTTAGATGAAGCAGCAGAAATAGCACTAGTCCCGTCTTTTAATGGGTATCTTAGCGACATACAGATTCCAG ATACAATATTGAAACATATTGGTTTTGGGGAACGAACAAATCATTCAACTTGTGACCATTGTAAATTATCTTACCATTGCCTTCGATTTGGCAGTCATGCGAG TCGTCTGAGGCTGCAAAATGTTCTGTGTACTGCAGAAACTAGT GATTTATTAAGGGAATGCAAGCTGCAGATTCTGGTGCTAAGGTGTATTAGATCCAAGGAACAA ATTGATGGATTATGCAAACTTCTCGCTCAACATA AGAGTGTACAAAGACATGGGATACAAAACTTCTCAATTATTGCCTCAAATTTTCTGGAACCATGTGCAGTATCTTTACCTAGTGGACTTGTGTCATTTTTGTCTTCAGGAAG GTCCCTGTGCTCATTAAAATTTTCTGACAGCCACCTTGGACGGAGTTTTGCAAAATCTCTTCTTGTGACTATTCTGAACCATTTGCCTAGAATATCTGTCCTTGACCTTTCTGATAATAGG ATAGGAGGATGGCTTTATGACGTTAACAGGATTTTTGCAAGCCGTTCAAATCTGTGTCCAGGAAATGGAAACTCCTTGCAAATGTTGCGTGTACTCAACCTGAG GGGGAACAATTTACAGAAAGATGACGTGGAAAATCTTAGATATGCTCTTGGTCACATGCCTAACTTGGAGGAACTGGATATAAGTGACAATTCCATTGAGGATGATGGGATCAG GAGTTTAGTTCCCTATTTTGTTGGAGCAGCTGAGACTTGCTCTCACTTGTCACATTTGAAATTTGAGAATTGTGAGCTGTCCCATGATGGGGTGAATAATCTTCTAGATGCCCTTTCTACCTTCAAAGGACCATTGAaatctctgtctattgctgacaATTACCTTGGGAG TCAAGTGGCTGGAGCTTTGGGAAAATTTATGAGCACCCCTATCGAAGTGCTTGATGTTGCAGGCATTGGATTGGGTTCATCTGGTTTTTCGGAGCTTCAAGATCTAATAAAGGAGGAGGTTAAGCTGGTGAAAATTAATATAAG CAAAAACCGTGGTGGCATGGAGACTTTGAAGTTTTTGTCAAAATTGCTGTCACATGCTCCGCGACTAGTTTATGTGAATGCAGCAAGCAATCTTTTGCCGATAGAATCATTGGCCATCATCTTTTCTACATTAAAATCTTATAAAG AAATGCGGACAGTATATCTTCATACCTTTGCAAATCGTTACATGCCTAATGCTCGGAGGTTTCTTGGCATAAATTATGATAGAGAAAAACATAGGCAGG GTAATCTTGAGCACTTGGACTTGTCGGGACATATATGGGACTACCGGCAGGATCGTGTTTCCATCGACACTGAATTTGTACATAATGGCAAACCTAGGCTGATTCTTCCGTTACCATCAGCCTCTATTGTACCCTATGATGATGATCCTTAG
- the LOC107647993 gene encoding uncharacterized protein LOC107647993 isoform X1 yields MPEVPSLVSLCIDTLARQLFLRDNDHDDDDDDDDGAVISVIYDLPFDLVNTLITRLPPFALLKFHLHMPFQDQIEEGFSHDELTNKRKRGRDWNLNTIWRNFFKLRWPHLIDQMQPADWLQAYWENHLQNCLDEAAEIALVPSFNGYLSDIQIPDTILKHIGFGERTNHSTCDHCKLSYHCLRFGSHASRLRLQNVLCTAETSDLLRECKLQILVLRCIRSKEQIDGLCKLLAQHSKTLTSLEFVHCTISADFINGLCGSMVTESVQRHGIQNFSIIASNFLEPCAVSLPSGLVSFLSSGRSLCSLKFSDSHLGRSFAKSLLVTILNHLPRISVLDLSDNRIGGWLYDVNRIFASRSNLCPGNGNSLQMLRVLNLRGNNLQKDDVENLRYALGHMPNLEELDISDNSIEDDGIRSLVPYFVGAAETCSHLSHLKFENCELSHDGVNNLLDALSTFKGPLKSLSIADNYLGSQVAGALGKFMSTPIEVLDVAGIGLGSSGFSELQDLIKEEVKLVKINISKNRGGMETLKFLSKLLSHAPRLVYVNAASNLLPIESLAIIFSTLKSYKEMRTVYLHTFANRYMPNARRFLGINYDREKHRQGNLEHLDLSGHIWDYRQDRVSIDTEFVHNGKPRLILPLPSASIVPYDDDP; encoded by the exons ATGCCGGAGGTCCCTTCTTTAGTTTCTCTCTGCATCGACACACTCGCTCGCCAACTCTTCCTCC GGGATAACGACcatgacgacgacgacgacgacgatgatGGTGCTGTTATTTCTGTTATATACGACCTTCCTTTCGATTTGGTCAACACCTTAATCACTCGTTTGCCTCCATTCGCATTGCTAAAGTTCCACCTTCACat GCCATTTCAAGACCAGATTGAGGAAGGATTTTCTCATGATGAATTAACCAACAAGAGGAAACGTGGAAG GGATTGGAATCTAAATACAATTTGGCGGAATTTTTTTAAACTACGGTGGCCTCATCTCATTGACCAGATGCAACCAGCAGACTGGCTGCAAGCTTATTGGGAAAACCATTTACAGAA CTGTTTAGATGAAGCAGCAGAAATAGCACTAGTCCCGTCTTTTAATGGGTATCTTAGCGACATACAGATTCCAG ATACAATATTGAAACATATTGGTTTTGGGGAACGAACAAATCATTCAACTTGTGACCATTGTAAATTATCTTACCATTGCCTTCGATTTGGCAGTCATGCGAG TCGTCTGAGGCTGCAAAATGTTCTGTGTACTGCAGAAACTAGT GATTTATTAAGGGAATGCAAGCTGCAGATTCTGGTGCTAAGGTGTATTAGATCCAAGGAACAA ATTGATGGATTATGCAAACTTCTCGCTCAACATAGTAAAACATTAACGTCCCTGGAATTTGTTCACTGCACAATTTCAGCCGATTTTATTAATGGATTATGTGGTTCTATGGTCACAGAGAGTGTACAAAGACATGGGATACAAAACTTCTCAATTATTGCCTCAAATTTTCTGGAACCATGTGCAGTATCTTTACCTAGTGGACTTGTGTCATTTTTGTCTTCAGGAAG GTCCCTGTGCTCATTAAAATTTTCTGACAGCCACCTTGGACGGAGTTTTGCAAAATCTCTTCTTGTGACTATTCTGAACCATTTGCCTAGAATATCTGTCCTTGACCTTTCTGATAATAGG ATAGGAGGATGGCTTTATGACGTTAACAGGATTTTTGCAAGCCGTTCAAATCTGTGTCCAGGAAATGGAAACTCCTTGCAAATGTTGCGTGTACTCAACCTGAG GGGGAACAATTTACAGAAAGATGACGTGGAAAATCTTAGATATGCTCTTGGTCACATGCCTAACTTGGAGGAACTGGATATAAGTGACAATTCCATTGAGGATGATGGGATCAG GAGTTTAGTTCCCTATTTTGTTGGAGCAGCTGAGACTTGCTCTCACTTGTCACATTTGAAATTTGAGAATTGTGAGCTGTCCCATGATGGGGTGAATAATCTTCTAGATGCCCTTTCTACCTTCAAAGGACCATTGAaatctctgtctattgctgacaATTACCTTGGGAG TCAAGTGGCTGGAGCTTTGGGAAAATTTATGAGCACCCCTATCGAAGTGCTTGATGTTGCAGGCATTGGATTGGGTTCATCTGGTTTTTCGGAGCTTCAAGATCTAATAAAGGAGGAGGTTAAGCTGGTGAAAATTAATATAAG CAAAAACCGTGGTGGCATGGAGACTTTGAAGTTTTTGTCAAAATTGCTGTCACATGCTCCGCGACTAGTTTATGTGAATGCAGCAAGCAATCTTTTGCCGATAGAATCATTGGCCATCATCTTTTCTACATTAAAATCTTATAAAG AAATGCGGACAGTATATCTTCATACCTTTGCAAATCGTTACATGCCTAATGCTCGGAGGTTTCTTGGCATAAATTATGATAGAGAAAAACATAGGCAGG GTAATCTTGAGCACTTGGACTTGTCGGGACATATATGGGACTACCGGCAGGATCGTGTTTCCATCGACACTGAATTTGTACATAATGGCAAACCTAGGCTGATTCTTCCGTTACCATCAGCCTCTATTGTACCCTATGATGATGATCCTTAG